Genomic window (Candidatus Borreliella tachyglossi):
ATTTTGCGCCATCCCATATTAGGTTATCTCAATTTTCTGGAGAGAATATTATTGGACAAGAGTATAAATTGAAAACGATTTTAACCCCTTATTTTGATGTATATGATTACATATTAATTGATACTCCTCCCTCAGTTAACAAGGAACTTATTAATTCTCTAATGATTGCTACTAAGGTTGTTATTCCCTTACCGGCGGAGCTTTGGGCAATTGAAAGCTATGATATTCTGAAAAGCAAGATGCAAGAGATAATTACTGCCTATCAGAAACAGGATTTTAAGAGTTATTATGTTATTCAAACTCTTTATGAAGAGAATAGAAAAATCAAGAAGAAATTTTTTTATAGCTTACAGCAGCTTTACGAAGAATATGTTCCAATTAAAATTCATAGAAGTGTTGCCATTCAGAAAATGATTACTTATAGACTAGAACCTCAGGATAGTGAAAGATACTATAAGGAATATTTAAAAGTTGCTGAGGTTATTGAGGGTATATGGACAGCATAAATATTTGTAAACCAGTTTACAAATATTTATGCTGAGGGATTGAGAATGAAAATAGATATACTTGATACTATTAAAAGCAGAATAGGAGATTTAACCCAAGTGGGAGATATCTCTGACAGAGAAAAGAAAAGATTGAGATATAGGAAGCTTAAGGAGGAAATTAAGGCCAGAACTTTGGAGGAGGCTATTAATAAGATAGAATTAGCCAAGGTTCTTTATGAAATAAAGAAGAATAAATTCTATAAATTTGATGGGTATCATAGTTTCTATGAATTTTGCTTGGACTATAAATTAAGTAGAACTATGATATATAAATATATTAAAATTGGCACCTATTTGGAAAAAGAAAATATAAGTGAACAAGATATCATGCGCAGCTCTTTGAATAAAATCATGAACGACATAAGGGTTAGAAAAAATTCTTCAGAAGAGCATAAGCCCGTCATTATTAAGTTTAATTTAGAAAGTAAGGATA
Coding sequences:
- a CDS encoding ParA family protein, whose translation is MRDVISISSIKGGVGKSVTAIILGYIFSKRHKTLLIDIDSQASITSYFLPYFENKIDIREYNIYEVLKSKKSFMSIVHEITDNLHFAPSHIRLSQFSGENIIGQEYKLKTILTPYFDVYDYILIDTPPSVNKELINSLMIATKVVIPLPAELWAIESYDILKSKMQEIITAYQKQDFKSYYVIQTLYEENRKIKKKFFYSLQQLYEEYVPIKIHRSVAIQKMITYRLEPQDSERYYKEYLKVAEVIEGIWTA
- a CDS encoding chromosome replication/partitioning protein; the encoded protein is MKIDILDTIKSRIGDLTQVGDISDREKKRLRYRKLKEEIKARTLEEAINKIELAKVLYEIKKNKFYKFDGYHSFYEFCLDYKLSRTMIYKYIKIGTYLEKENISEQDIMRSSLNKIMNDIRVRKNSSEEHKPVIIKFNLESKDKQLVLVKNKQKLEKFLLRCLLDHWESFINS